The nucleotide sequence TTTTTTCCCATTCCGATCTCAATCCTGCCACGTCTCACTTCATAGAAGAACGGCTCAGTGGTATAGCCTGTGTCATAGGTTAAAAGCGTTCTTTTCAGCATACACTCTCTTGCGATCCCAGCGTCAAGCACCCTGAAATTCAGTGCCTTTTCATAATCATTGTTATTTATGATAATTATGCTCTTTTCATAACGTGTAAAACGCGCATAAGCCAGCACCCCGTCAGGACTATCAAGTCTTTTTAAGCTTCCGTATCTGAGCTCAGGATTTTCATTTCTCAATCGTATACACGCCCTGTGGAAGTCTATAAGTTCGTTGTCCTCTTCGCCCCAGGGATAAGTTCTCCGGTTGTCCGGATCTGTAAATCCGCAAAGACCTGCTTCATCACCATAGTATATAGTTGGTGCGCCGAACCAGGTCATCTGCAGCATTACAGCTTCTCTCATGACTGCCTTATCAATTCCCTCGGATGCCGCATCTGAACCCAGACTGTCCAGACGCCCAACCTTCCTGTTGGTCCTCGTGAGGAAGCGCGAATGATCATGATTGGAAAGCTCATTCATGGCGCACATCAGCTCACCCATACTGAAATGAGACGAATGTTCTCTCATAGCTCCCCAAAAGCCCTCGGTGTTATTCAAAAGGTCTTCCCTGTATTCATCGCTGTGTTTCTGCATTCCGGTAAGGAACCAGGATACCGGCTCCATGAATGCATCATAATTCATTACCGTATCCCATTCATCACCCTGAAGCCACGCCGAAGGATCTCCGTAATGCTCGGCAATGATCACTGCATCAGGATTTGCCTCTTTTACAGATTTCCGGAAATCTTTCCAGAATTTATGGTTAAACTCTGCAGAATATCCAAGATCCGCTGCCACATCAAGTCTCCAGCCATCTGCATTATATGGAGGAGATACCCATTTGGCAGCAATTTTCATTATATACTCGTATAGCTTCGGTGAGCCTTCATAATTTAGCTTCGGCAGCGTATCGTGTCCCCACCATCCATCATAATTTGCATTATAGGGCCAGTCATCTTTTCCAAATCTGAAGAAACTTCTGTATGGACTGTCTGCTGAAACATAGGCTCCGGGTTCATATCCGCTCTGTCCCTCATAAATACACTCCCTGTCGAGCCATTTATTAAATGAACCGCAGTGATTAAAAACTCCGTCCATTATGACCCTGATTCCCATATCATGAGCCTTCTCAACCAATTCTGCAAAAAGTGCATTGCTCTCTTCCAGATTTCTTCTGTCCGTAGTTCTCGCAATATACCTTGCCGCATCCTTATTATCCGTATCTCCTTCCGGAAGCCGCGATATATTATCACAGACTATCCGCCCGAAATGCGGATCTATATAGTCATAGTCCTGACAGTCATATTTATGACTGGAAGGCGACACAAACAGCGGATTAAAATAAATAACTTCTACTCCCAATCCCTGCAGATACGGAAGTTTCTGTATTACTCCTGCCAGATCTCCGCCGTAAAACTCGCCTACATCCATGGCATTAAGCGGTGCATCCCAGCCTGACATTGCCTTTGAATATCCGCTTATATAATGATATTCCCTGTCTGTAACATCATTAGCTACATCTCCGTTAAAAAATCTGTCAGTAAAGATCTGATACATGACTGCGCCCTTGCTCCAATCCGGAGTTGATACGTGTGGATTGAGCACAAACGGGTGATTTACCTCGCTCACCTTTACAACACCGGTCATGTCATAGGCCGCAATAACCCTACCAACTTTTACTTCAAAGTGGTATCTCAAAGGCTCTTCTCCTACCCAGACTTCGGTCTCATAGTAGGAAAAGTCCTCAACACTTTCAGAGAACTTCATTTCAGCTCTCCAGTCATCACTTATGAACTTTACCGAATCGACATTTTTATATGCTGTTCTAAACCTCAGTTTTACCATGCTGTTTGGCTCGGGTTCCATCGGCTCTACATAATTTTCGGTCATATCAGCATAAAGAGCCTTGTAATCGAGCGCCTGTTTTGCAGAAAGCACATATAAAAGCA is from Lachnospiraceae bacterium C1.1 and encodes:
- a CDS encoding glycoside hydrolase family 13 protein — protein: MKNLLLYVLSAKQALDYKALYADMTENYVEPMEPEPNSMVKLRFRTAYKNVDSVKFISDDWRAEMKFSESVEDFSYYETEVWVGEEPLRYHFEVKVGRVIAAYDMTGVVKVSEVNHPFVLNPHVSTPDWSKGAVMYQIFTDRFFNGDVANDVTDREYHYISGYSKAMSGWDAPLNAMDVGEFYGGDLAGVIQKLPYLQGLGVEVIYFNPLFVSPSSHKYDCQDYDYIDPHFGRIVCDNISRLPEGDTDNKDAARYIARTTDRRNLEESNALFAELVEKAHDMGIRVIMDGVFNHCGSFNKWLDRECIYEGQSGYEPGAYVSADSPYRSFFRFGKDDWPYNANYDGWWGHDTLPKLNYEGSPKLYEYIMKIAAKWVSPPYNADGWRLDVAADLGYSAEFNHKFWKDFRKSVKEANPDAVIIAEHYGDPSAWLQGDEWDTVMNYDAFMEPVSWFLTGMQKHSDEYREDLLNNTEGFWGAMREHSSHFSMGELMCAMNELSNHDHSRFLTRTNRKVGRLDSLGSDAASEGIDKAVMREAVMLQMTWFGAPTIYYGDEAGLCGFTDPDNRRTYPWGEEDNELIDFHRACIRLRNENPELRYGSLKRLDSPDGVLAYARFTRYEKSIIIINNNDYEKALNFRVLDAGIARECMLKRTLLTYDTGYTTEPFFYEVRRGRIEIGMGKKSAIILQRHIPN